ACCTAAAGAAATCCAGGTTCTGGTATCTAACGGGTTGATAATACCATCGGTCCATAATCTAGCCGCTGCATAATATGGAGAAATTTGTTCGTCGTAGCGAGATTTAATTTTATTAAACATCTCCGTTTCTTTCTCTGGAGTAATTTCTTCACCTCTTGCTTTTAAAGATGCCATTTCTATTTGTAATAATACTTTAGCAGCAGAAGCACCACTCATTACAGCAAGTTCAGCACTTGGCCAAGCAGCAATTAAACGAGGGTCATAGGCTTTACCACACATGGCATAATTACCAGCACCATAAGAGTTACCAATAACAATCGTAAACTTTGGTACAACAGAATTACTCACGGCATTTACCATTTTAGCACCATCTTTAATAATTCCACTATGTTCAGACTTGCTTCCTACCATAAAACCAGTTACATCCTGTAAGAATACTAACGGAATTTTCTTTTGGTTACAGTTGGCAATAAAACGGGTTGCTTTATCAGCAGAATCGTTGTAAATCACACCACCAAACTGCATTTCGCTAGGTTTTGTTTTAGCTCCTTTCGATTTTACAATCTTACGTTGGTTGGCAACAATACCTACCGCCCAACCATCAATACGAGCATATCCAGTAATAATGGTTTGTCCGTATCCAGCTTTATATTCATCAAATTCAGAATTATCTACCAAACGATGAATGATGTCCATCATATCATACTGCTCGTTACGAGCTTTTGGTAAAATTCCAAAGATTTCATCTTGGTCTTCCTTTGGAGGAAATGCCTCTTTACGATTGTAACCCGCCTTGTCATAGTCACCAATCTTATCCATTAATTTTTTAATGGTGTCTAAAGCATCCTTATCATCTTTCGCTTTATAATCAGTTACTCCAGAAACCTCACAGTGGGTGGTAGCTCCTCCTAAAGTTTCATTGTCAATACTTTCACCAATAGCAGCTTTTACTAAATAGCTACCTGCTAAAAAGATACTTCCTGTTTTATCTACAATAAGTGCTTCATCACTCATAATAGGTAAGTAAGCACCTCCTGCAACACAACTTCCCATTACCGCAGAAATTTGTGTAATTCCCATACTACTCATAACAGCGTTGTTTCTAAAAATACGTCCGAAATGCTCCTTGTCTGGGAAAATTTCATCCTGCATAGGTAAATACACTCCCGCAGAATCTACTAAGTAAATAATAGGTAATTTATTTTCGATGGCAATCTCTTGCGCACGTAAATTCTTTTTTCCTGTAATTGGAAACCAAGCTCCAGCTTTTACAGTAGCATCATTCGCTACTACAATACATTGCTTTCCGCTGACATATCCAATTTTTACAACTACACCTCCAGAAGGACATCCTCCATGCTCTTTATACATTCCTTCACCAGCAAACGCACCAATTTCAATAGACTTGGTATCCTTGTCTAATAAATATTCAATACGTTCTCTTGCCGTTAATTTTCCTTTAGCATGATGCTTATCAATACGTTTTTGTCCACCACCTAATTTTACTTTTACTAGGCGTTGACGTAATTCTGATGCTAAAAGTTTATTGTGGTCTTCGTTTTTATTGAAGTTAAGATCCATGTGTATGTTGTTTGTTTTTGGTGTGCTAAAATAAGAAAATCGATAGAGATTCCAACTAGCTTATTGATACGATTTTATAATACTTTCTACAGTTTTTTCAATTGTTTCGTTGCGTTCTTGCCTCATCAAAACTTTTGGCTCAGCGACACGTTCTTTACAATTTACTACGCCACAAGTTTCGCAGGTAACCCCAACGGTCTTTTTTTCAAAGGTATCTTCCTTAAAAAAGGTAAGTTTCTTTTTTAAATGGGGAGATAACAATAAACCAAGACTTACACTTCGATTGATATGCTCTTTAAACGGATCTGAAGTAGCCGCGGAAAGTACTAAATATTCATTCTTAGAATTCTGGTAGGAAGAAATTTGAATTCCGTAGGCAGATTTCTTAAAAGGAAACTGTTCTAACTCCTGTATAGTATTAATAGAAATCCATCTTCTGCAATAATGTTCATTATTTCTATTGGCATGAGGGGTTTGTTGTTGCGTAATGTGCATTTCTTTGGTTAGTCGGAAATGCGGTGTATTTTCTTTGTGTGTAAAACGTAAAAAGAATAAGTTCTTTATATTGAAATGTTCTGGTAATATATTGGTGAGTCGCTGATAAAATGTTTCATCAGAACAATTATAACTCTTTATAATCTTATGTAACTGTAAAGGTTGCCAAGTGGTTAAACTAAAGAAATGACTCAGTTTTTTAATCAAGCTATCTTTCGGAATGATTAAAGCACCTGCAAAATAAGAAGCAATCATGTTATTCAATACCTGATCAAACGAATCAAATTTAATCCAAGGGAAGGTAAATAGTCGATCGCGAATACTTAAATAATTATAAGCAATCTCTTTGGCGTAGATAAAAGTTTTTTGTGCTTCTGAAATATTGTTGTACACCAATAATACCTTTTTATTTGGAATATAGATGTTTCTTAATTCAGATAGGTTTTGATGGTTTTGTAATTCTTCAAAATCAATTGTATATCCATATTCTTCTATAAGTATTTCTTCCAAATCTTTAGAAGTAATGGGTTTCTCTAAATTGATATGGTAGGCTTTGGCAAAATTGATTACATCTTCTTCAATGTTCTCAAAATAATTATTGTGCGCTTCTTGGTACGAACGTAAAGAGGCCAAAAAGAAACTTTCTCTCGTAAGATTATAGTTTTGCGAAATTTTAATAATGGTACTTATAAAGGCATTCACCTTTGCCGGAGCATTGGCAATAATATCAATTAAGTTGTTTTTCTTAATACCAAATAACTCTAAGGGAAGCTCTTTTAATACTCGAGATTGTAAAATCTCACCAATAGGAGCCAAGTTTTTATCCAGTTTTAACGACACTAAATGATCATAAGGAACCTCTAATTTCTCTGAGAGTGTCACAATCTTATCGGTTTTTGGATACTTTTTTCCCTTCTCAATTTCATTTAAATAAGACTTAGAAAGTCCTGTGAGTTTAGATAACCCAAAGAGTGATAGGTCTTTACTCGTTCTGATTTGTTTCAGTTTTAATCCAAATATGAGTCTGATATATTCTTCTTCCAAAGTATTTTTTTAAAAAATTCGCAATCCAAAGGTAAAAAAATTAGCGAATTAATAAAAATTAGTGTTTTTTTAATATTTAGCGAACGTTCGCTTTTTGTTTCAAATCCTTTTTTTTAATATTGTTTCATCAAAAAAATAATACAACTAATTATGAGTCAAGATGTTTTAGTAAAAGAAATCCAAAGTGTAAATTTCCAAGAGTCCCCTTATAAAAGTATTTTGACAAGAGAATCTAAAGAGTTTCTTGTACAACTTCACGATACCTTTAACCAACGTAGGTTGCAATTATTAGAAGAAAGAAAAATAGAACAAGCCTATTTTGATGCAGGAAACTATCCGAGTTTTCCAGAAGAAACCAAAGCTATAAGAGAAGGAGATTGGGTTTGTGCGCCTTTACCAGAAGATTTATTAGATCGAAGAGTTGAAATTACAGGACCTGTAGATAGAAAGATGATCATTAATGCACTCAATTCTGGTGCTAAAATGTTTATGGCAGATTTTGAAGATAGTAGTTCACCTTCTATTCAAAATATGTTAGATGGTCAAGTAAACCTAAGAGATGCCGTAAATAGAACCATTTCTTTTTACAATGAGGCAAAAGGAAAATCATATGAGTTAAAAGAAGAGGTAGCAACCTTATTAGTACGTCCAAGAGGATTGCATTTAAATGAAAAACATTTACTAATTGACGGCGTAGAAATGTCGGGTTCATTGGTAGATTTCGGGTTGTATTTTTTCCATAACATCAAAGAATTACAAAAAAGAGGAAGTGCTACTTATTTTTATTTACCAAAACTAGAGCATTATATGGAAGCTCGTTGGTGGAATGATGTATTTGTATTTGCTCAAAACTATTTAGAAGTCCCTCAAGCTACCATTAAAGCAACGGTATTAATTGAAACCATTACGGCGAGTTTTCAGTTAGACGAGATTATTTATGAATTAAAAGATCATATGGCTGGTTTAAATTGTGGACGTTGGGATTATATCTTCTCGTATATCAAAAAATTTAGAAATCATAAAAACTTCTTTGTGCCAGACAGAGCGCAAGTAACCATGCAAACTCCATTTATGGAAGCCTATTCATTAAAAGTAATTCAAGCTTGTCATAAAAGAGGGGTGCATGCTATGGGTGGAATGGCAGCACAAATACCTGTTAAAAATAATGAAGAGGCGAATGAACTGGCTTTTACCAAAGTTAAAAACGGTAAAGAACGTGAAGTTAAAAACGGACATGATGGTACTTGGGTGGCACACCCTGGAATGGTGCCTTTGGCTACAGAAGTATTTGACGCTTATATGAGAAATAAGAATCAAATCGATTTAAAAAGAGAGGATCTTGTTATTTCTGAAGGAGATTTGGTCGCAATGCCTGAAGGAACGATTACCGAAAGAGGAATTAGAGAAAATATCAATGTTGGAATCTTATATATTGAATCTTGGTTGAGAGGTTATGGGGCAGCAGCATTGTATAATTTAATGGAAGATGCGGCAACAGCAGAAATCTCTAGAACACAATTATGGTTATGGTTGCATAGCAATGCGATGTTAGAAGATGGAAGAACTTTTACAAAAGGAATGTACGAACAGTTTAAAAAAGAAGAACTGAAAAAAATTCAAAGATTGGTAGGAGAAGAACAATATACAAAAGGAAAGTTTGCCTTGGCAATTGAGCTGTTCGACCAGATAGTATTATCAGAAGAGTTTGAAGAATTCTTAACTACACCAGCATATAAACACCTGTAAAAAAATAAAAAAGTCCCTAAATGCGGCAACATTTTCGGGACCATAAATTATTAATAAATCGATAACTTATTAACAACACAAAATTATGAAAAATTTAGCTCAGAGCAGTTATAGTTCTGCATTAGAAACTGTAAAAAGTTTAAAACAGAAGTACGGTAGTACTTGGAATGCAATTACTTCTGAAAGTGCAGCACGAATGATGACTCAAAATCGTTTTAAAACGGGGCTTGATATTGCAAAGTATACAGCTGCTATTATGAGAAAAGATATGGCAGAATATGATGCAGATAATTCAAAATACACACAATCTTTAGGGTGCTGGCATGGATTTGTTGCACAACAAAAGATGATTTCGGTAAAGAAACATCATAAAACAACTAGTAAAAGATACTTATATCTTTCAGGTTGGATGGTAGCAGCTTTGCGTTCTGAGTTAGGACCTCTACCAGATCAATCCATGCATGAAAAAACGGCAGTACCTGCGTTGATCAAAGAGATTTATGATTTCTTAAGACAAGCGGATGCAGTGGCACTAAACGATTTGTTTAGAAGATTAGAGCAAGGAGAAGACGTACAAGATCAAATAGATAATTTCGAAACACATATTGTTCCAATCATAGCTGATATTGATGCTGGATTTGGAAACGAGGAAGCAACGTACTTATTGGCTAAAAAAATGATTCAAGCGGGAGCTTGTGCCATTCAAATAGAAAACCAGGTTTCAGACGCTAAGCAATGTGGACATCAAGATGGAAAAGTTACCGTACCGCATGAAGATTTTATTGCAAAATTAAATGCCATTCGATATGCCTTTTTAGAATTAGGTGTAGAAGAAGGAGTAATTGTTGCTCGTACCGATTCTGAAGGAGCTGGATTAACACAAAAACTACCTGTAAGTCAAGAACCAGGAGATTTAGCTTCGCAATACTTAGCATTTGTAGAAGCAGAAGAAATTTCAATTGCAGAAGCTAGAGAAGACGATGTGTTGCTAAAAAGAGATGGGAAATTAGTACGTCCGGTGCGTTTAGCAAATGGATTGTATAAGTTTAAAGAAGGAACGAATATCGATCGAGTAGTACTTGATTGTATTACCAGTTTACAAAATGGTGCTGATTTATTATGGATTGAAACACCGACTCCACATGTAGGACAAATTGCAGCAATGGTAAATCGTGTAAAAGCAGTAGTACCCAATGCAAAATTGGTATATAACAATTCGCCATCTTTTAACTGGACTTTAAATTTTAGAAATCAAGTTTATGATGCAATGGTAGTAGCTGGAGAAGATGTTTCTATGTACGATAGAAAC
The sequence above is a segment of the Tenacibaculum sp. 190130A14a genome. Coding sequences within it:
- a CDS encoding isocitrate lyase, which produces MKNLAQSSYSSALETVKSLKQKYGSTWNAITSESAARMMTQNRFKTGLDIAKYTAAIMRKDMAEYDADNSKYTQSLGCWHGFVAQQKMISVKKHHKTTSKRYLYLSGWMVAALRSELGPLPDQSMHEKTAVPALIKEIYDFLRQADAVALNDLFRRLEQGEDVQDQIDNFETHIVPIIADIDAGFGNEEATYLLAKKMIQAGACAIQIENQVSDAKQCGHQDGKVTVPHEDFIAKLNAIRYAFLELGVEEGVIVARTDSEGAGLTQKLPVSQEPGDLASQYLAFVEAEEISIAEAREDDVLLKRDGKLVRPVRLANGLYKFKEGTNIDRVVLDCITSLQNGADLLWIETPTPHVGQIAAMVNRVKAVVPNAKLVYNNSPSFNWTLNFRNQVYDAMVVAGEDVSMYDRNNLMDARYDGSELCARADEKIRTFQIDGAREAGIFHHLITLPTYHTTALHMNDLTEGYYGEEGMLAYVKGVQRQEIRKGVSCVKHQRMAGSDLGDDHKTFFSGDNALKAGGAKNTSNQFEIVKKKERAVAEAL
- a CDS encoding helix-turn-helix transcriptional regulator translates to MEEEYIRLIFGLKLKQIRTSKDLSLFGLSKLTGLSKSYLNEIEKGKKYPKTDKIVTLSEKLEVPYDHLVSLKLDKNLAPIGEILQSRVLKELPLELFGIKKNNLIDIIANAPAKVNAFISTIIKISQNYNLTRESFFLASLRSYQEAHNNYFENIEEDVINFAKAYHINLEKPITSKDLEEILIEEYGYTIDFEELQNHQNLSELRNIYIPNKKVLLVYNNISEAQKTFIYAKEIAYNYLSIRDRLFTFPWIKFDSFDQVLNNMIASYFAGALIIPKDSLIKKLSHFFSLTTWQPLQLHKIIKSYNCSDETFYQRLTNILPEHFNIKNLFFLRFTHKENTPHFRLTKEMHITQQQTPHANRNNEHYCRRWISINTIQELEQFPFKKSAYGIQISSYQNSKNEYLVLSAATSDPFKEHINRSVSLGLLLSPHLKKKLTFFKEDTFEKKTVGVTCETCGVVNCKERVAEPKVLMRQERNETIEKTVESIIKSYQ
- a CDS encoding acyl-CoA carboxylase subunit beta, translating into MDLNFNKNEDHNKLLASELRQRLVKVKLGGGQKRIDKHHAKGKLTARERIEYLLDKDTKSIEIGAFAGEGMYKEHGGCPSGGVVVKIGYVSGKQCIVVANDATVKAGAWFPITGKKNLRAQEIAIENKLPIIYLVDSAGVYLPMQDEIFPDKEHFGRIFRNNAVMSSMGITQISAVMGSCVAGGAYLPIMSDEALIVDKTGSIFLAGSYLVKAAIGESIDNETLGGATTHCEVSGVTDYKAKDDKDALDTIKKLMDKIGDYDKAGYNRKEAFPPKEDQDEIFGILPKARNEQYDMMDIIHRLVDNSEFDEYKAGYGQTIITGYARIDGWAVGIVANQRKIVKSKGAKTKPSEMQFGGVIYNDSADKATRFIANCNQKKIPLVFLQDVTGFMVGSKSEHSGIIKDGAKMVNAVSNSVVPKFTIVIGNSYGAGNYAMCGKAYDPRLIAAWPSAELAVMSGASAAKVLLQIEMASLKARGEEITPEKETEMFNKIKSRYDEQISPYYAAARLWTDGIINPLDTRTWISLGIEAANHAPIEKPFNLGVLQV
- the aceB gene encoding malate synthase A encodes the protein MSQDVLVKEIQSVNFQESPYKSILTRESKEFLVQLHDTFNQRRLQLLEERKIEQAYFDAGNYPSFPEETKAIREGDWVCAPLPEDLLDRRVEITGPVDRKMIINALNSGAKMFMADFEDSSSPSIQNMLDGQVNLRDAVNRTISFYNEAKGKSYELKEEVATLLVRPRGLHLNEKHLLIDGVEMSGSLVDFGLYFFHNIKELQKRGSATYFYLPKLEHYMEARWWNDVFVFAQNYLEVPQATIKATVLIETITASFQLDEIIYELKDHMAGLNCGRWDYIFSYIKKFRNHKNFFVPDRAQVTMQTPFMEAYSLKVIQACHKRGVHAMGGMAAQIPVKNNEEANELAFTKVKNGKEREVKNGHDGTWVAHPGMVPLATEVFDAYMRNKNQIDLKREDLVISEGDLVAMPEGTITERGIRENINVGILYIESWLRGYGAAALYNLMEDAATAEISRTQLWLWLHSNAMLEDGRTFTKGMYEQFKKEELKKIQRLVGEEQYTKGKFALAIELFDQIVLSEEFEEFLTTPAYKHL